The DNA window AGAAGTTTCAAACAGATAACTTAAACAAATTCAATAAAAGACAGTTGCATCATCACAGAAGGATTGTTCCAAGAAGTTAGATGACACTCTTTGGGCGTATAGAACGACTTTCAAAAACACATTTGGGATTCTCTCCGTGTCAATAAGTCTATGGTAAAGCTTGTCACCTACTAAAGGAATTAGAACATAAGGAATATTGAGCTGTGAATAAGAGTGGGAATAGGCTTGGTCGAGTTAGGCTTTACTAAGCTTGAGCAAGACTTGCTAAAAACTTCAAAGCCTAAGCTTGGTCTGtggcctatcataggcttatttttcAGTCTGAGCCTGACCTTTTCGAAGGCTTGATTAGCCTATTAGCCTGCTTAAAAGCCTATATCATTTAAACATATGTAAATAAGAAAttcaactaatgtttaaataTACTAGAGTATCAAAAGAACAATGAGACTAAATGTTTGTTTACATTGAACTATTTAATTTGAACTTACATATtagcataaattttgtgagaTTATTTGTTTGGGAGAACTTGTGAAAACaacttataaaattattcataAGGTTTTTCAACTTaatttcacaagttcttcaagataacaaaactttacttttgtattttaatataaagtataaaatacaatataaaagataataaatttattcatatttattaaaataggccggcctgataggccTAAAATGTTTTTTATGGCCTGTGGCCTACTTATTTAACTAAATAAGCTTATAAAAAAATCTAggaattttctattttaaaaaagccTGGCCTGGCGTTGGCTTATGTAGGCTAGGCCGTAGGCCCCTATTAGTtggcctagcctattcccacccatAGCTGTGAAGTTTTTGAATTTTGACGAGAAGCTTGTCGGAAGAAAAATATTTCTTAAGTTTGATGAATTAGACGAGTTGCACATGTATGCTTATGAAAATGCCTTGATCtacaaagaaagaacaaaaatATATCATGACAACAACTTGTTAAGGTGAGATTTCCAACCACGTCAACAAGTTCTCCTTATCAATTATAGAATGAAACTTTTTTCTGGGAAGTTGAAATCAAAGTGGTTAGGGCCATTCATTATTACAGAGGTATTCTCGAACAGTGACACATCATCCAATGTAACGGATACCTCACCATTCAGAATATGAAAATATGACTTCTCAATGTGCTATCTCTCAAGGAACACTGAAGGCATACCATGGTTAATACTAATATAATCAGTCATGCATAAATCTGGTAGCCCTAATAGGTGCACGACATCATGAAACCATTTATCCTCAGGATTTAATGAATTTTAAAGCATTATAATACACCAAAGAATACATCATTGTCAGAAAGTTCAAATATTATAACAAATGTATTTCAATTagtaaatacaaataaattttacCACTTCATCCCACACGTGCCCGATTGCATAGGCAACAATGATGTATCATACGAGCCTCCTTCAAATTCTTCATGTGAATCTACCTAGACATGTGGGACTTTCAGGATAGCAACATGTGATATCTGCTTCCCCCGGGAAGACGAAGTCGAAGATGCACGAACTCTAGAAGTTGATGCCTTTGCATTAAATGAACTGGCACCGACCGATGATTGGGAGGGTCAATCTTTTTTCCTCAAACCGATGAATGTTATGACAGCTTATAGTGCCTCATTCGTTCTTGGTTGTCAACCATGTTACCTATAATTAAACCACACAAGCCAAACATAGTAGAAAATAAATCAAACTCGGATAAAACACATTCAAAATCAAGCCAAACAATGTGGACAAACAAAATACGGAAATACAATTATGTATTTTATGAAAATCAAATTCTAAAATCATATGGAAGTGTATTTCTGTATTACACAAATAAGGACCTTTTTCTCCTTGGTGGAGGAATGTAttgctttttctttcttttttggtcCTACTCTTTTCTAAATATGAAGGAGTTTTTCCCTTCAATTAAGGTCACATGTAGTCGTAAGGATTAGGGGtggacaaaataacaccacccaTATGTAACCGTCTGATCCGTTAGTAAATGTGAGATTCGGGTCGGTTTTGTTCGGACCATGGGTTGGTTCAGAAAGCAACATAGGGTTGTTATGGGTTTTTCCGGACGGGTTCGGACAATGAATTTAGGCCCTTCGGAAACCGAACTGAATCGGTCTAacaatacattttaattttatttttatttttataatattactaTATTGATTAGGGTTTGAGTCATGAGCCAGAGTATATATAGTTACATTCTTCTTCTTCCCAAGCCAAAGTCGCCTCCACTCTCAGTCTCTCTTCTCTACTTCTTCACACagttttctcttcttcattttttcagTCTTCACTCTCCACTTTCATCTCTCTCACATACTCTAGATATGTGTTTGAATCTGTGTAATAATCATTCACCAAACTCAAACCCTATCCCGAAATCACAGAAAGGAGATACACCACGACCTTGCCCTTTGCAGTTTCCCTCTCCACCATTTTTCGTCACTCTTACACAATCTTTTACACTCTCACACTTacttaccattttaatttttggaacccaaaccctaaccccaaatttttgtaaaagttcatttaaaggtaatatttttaaaatcaaaaaccTCTGTTTCTCTTTGATTATGGTTTTTTGGCCATTATTATTATAGGATTCTTTGTTcatgatttgtttgatttttatgcAGTTGCTAATACAATGAATCTCACATGACAGGGCATGCTTATCACTTGAATACTCAAAAAGGTTAGTgctttgtatatttgttcaacaTCTAGACTTTTTGTTTGACTACTTTTAAACCCCTAGTAGTTGGTTTATGTGATTTATGCATTGTGATTTAGAGTTGGTGTTTGCTTAAATTTAAGGTTTGTGTTTCTGTTTTTGTTTAGTTGTGTATCTCTAAAAGTGATTTAGGGTTAAGATCTTGTAATATGTAATGTATGGATCTGATGAAATATAATGGTTTTGTGTTTAAAAATTGTTGTGTTTTGATGTTCTTATAATATGTAATGTATGGATCTGATGAAATATAATGTTTTTGTGTTTAAAAATTGTTGTGTTTTGATGTTCTTATAATATGTAATGTATGGATCTGATGAAATATAATGGTTTTGTGTTTAAAAATTGTTGTGTTTTGATGTTCTTATAATATGTAATGTATGGATCTGATGAAATATAATGGTTTTGTGTTTAAAAATTGTTGTGTTTTGATGTTCTTATAATATGTAATGTATGGTTCTGATGAACTATAATGGTTTTGTGTTAAAAAATGTTTGTTTTGATCTTGCAGCTTGAAATATAATAAAAGTTTTCACGGATGATATAATAATGAAGAACCAATGAATTCTTGAAACATCCTAGAGGTAAAactatctttttgtttttcagaTAATCAAAAGATTGGTGTATATTGTTATTTTTGAATCATAATTACTAATCATCCTTGTAGATCCCTCCATTGACAACAACAATACTGTAGGAATTAAAGTAAAAATCCATACCATGAGCAAAAATGTATACCAAGAGTTTGTCTAAAAGATATTTACTATGATTGTAAATATGCTAAGTTTCTATTTGTTAATATCATAGAAATATTATGTAAGGGTTTGATATATTAAGTTTTTATCTTTTTCTACATGGAACTTATGAACAGGTAGAAGTAAAGAAGGAGTTTTACTCAGTAATTAACAAGATCATTTAAATTATCTTTTTCTATATGGAACTTATGAACAGATAGAAGCAAGGAAGGAGTTTCACTTAGAGCAATGAACAAGatcatttaaaatttttaagatcTTAGTAATTGTGTTTATgtgatttttaattgtttttttgaagGACTTGAAAGGACtaaattttattgatttattgtgttataattttttatttatcttacTTCATGCTGAATCTGTGTGGTGTATCTCACTATTAAGTGATTAAAGTCATGACATTTATGTTAGattttaatttggttgatttAAGTCTATATTTAATCaaaacaatatattaatatttattttaaatttaattgtgtTGATTTGTTACAATAATCTgtatttttttatgtaaaatttgGGTTTGGTCTTCCAATTTTATTTGTATTATTAAGTTGGAGAAAAAATTGTAATATTGAGAATTTCAGAATGTATTTGCTTAGAGATAATTagaacttttttatttaaataattaatattattttataaaagatCAATTTACTTTGTCATTTTTTgaattataataaaattcataTTGGAATGTAATTGGGCTGTAAATTTGAGTGGCCCAATAAGgattttaaaaaaggaaaaaaatattgaTCCAATTACCATTACAAACCGAATTAAACCGGTCCAGTTACTTCGAGACTTAAATTGGTCGGAATTGAGCCTGTAGAAGTCATCCGAGGGTTGGGCCGGATTGAAATTTTGGGTCCAAATTTGAACCGGCCCAAACCGATGTCCACCTAGCAAGGATACTATTCATATTTTATTTGTAGTATGGTATATCAAGGAGGATCTAGTATTACTCGAGTTAGGTGTTAAAAGATTGTAAtttgtatatatttctttttttactCTATATATACCAACACAATCAAtacgttttattattttcaatactatttttgttaaataaaaacaaatttgtaTATATTgcctttttaatattatattaaactttaaaaatgttaaataaaaacaaatttgacACAAACATAGACTTTGTTGCATTCTTGCTTCCCCACCTTATTCACATTTGACCCTAGCACTAATTATTGATCCATAAACAACCTCTAGAAGAAGAATGTGAAAGTGACATTTAACGAACTTGATTAAGTTATCAAATAAGACATTTTCTAATTCACGTGTATTGTCATGCATCAAAGTTCCCCAACTTCTTAACACAAACCTTATCCGTCCCCAAATCAATGCCCCATCACCCTCCACAAACATCAATATCCCTGAGTCATTCTGCAATTAATTAATTACTCGCTTTTAAAGTTTTCGACATTAATTAAGAAATTTTAAggtataatattattataaaacgTTACATTtctactaaattaattttattaacatattaaaataattgtttaatAATACTTAAATGAGATTAATTGCTATGCGCTATCAATATAAGTTTCTTTACACATTCAATGCATCACAACCTTTTAAAGCTATTACTTTATAgatcattaaaataaaagtcaaacattaTTGAGGACTTAACGGCCACGATTAAGTGACAGTGTAACATTTCTTTACATGTtggtgtattttaattaaattctacttaaatttgattaaaaaataaaaattattttttcactaGAAAGTGAAAATTGTAGGAGGCAATTCGGAGGGTCAACGAGGGAGCATATAACGCTTGAGACACACATCACTTGTgtacctaaaaccttaaggtgataggtgtgtgggctCTCTAACTTATAAAGtgtccatttttttcttttctaaccaatgtgagacttcttcctcacacttgattttCAACACTCCCCTTAAGTGTGACTGTTGGAAGCTGCTTGGGAGGAAGTTATTAGGAGCATTGATACAAAGTTGAGGATTATGTATCTTTGAGAGTTTTGGGAATTTTGCCCcgataagtgattttttaaatttcacTTTAGTACTGCAGAGGATAAGAGAAGAGCATTGTCTTTGGGAACTTATAACTTAAAAGTAGTTTGCTTAAACTATTAAAGTGGGAACTAGATTTTAATCCTCATACTCAAAGACAAACTCATATACAATCATGGTTGCGCATATATGATCTCCCTCAAGATTAAGGGAGACCGCATGTTGTGTTTGAGATTGCGAGAGGGGTAGGTACCACTCATGCTAGATGAAGCTACCAAGATTCATTCTTTTGATCATTATGTGAGAGTTTTGGTGGacattgatcttttctaaagattATTTGATGAAATCATGGAGGAACGAGAAGGATTGCTTTTTATGTGGAAATAGTGTACGAGAAGCTACCAGAATATTGCGATCAATGTAAAGCCATTGGTCATGCTGTTAACTCTTGCCACTAGTTGATGCCTAAAAACAATGCAAAGGTAAATCGAACTACAAAGATTGGTGCAAAGCCGAAGATTACAACCAAGTATAATAAAAAGGAgagaaattcaaattcttcaagCCTTCCTATTATCAAGGAAGACACTCATATTATCAAAGAAAATTCATCTATTATCAAGAAAGACACTCCTAATATCAAGGGAAACACTCcttacccaaaaaaaaaaaaactcatatatCTTTTGTATATGTTAATAGTAAACCACAGTTTACAAATCCAACTCATCTTTTGTGGTTGCTTTTTTTCCCCCCCACTTTACAAACTACTAATCACACTATCAAATTGATTTAGATATCAACTTAACTTTGCAATTTCATAAAACATAGTTCAAATCTTATCTAAatccattgatgatgttttgttACTATCTAATATCTATACATAGAATCAAGCCCTTCCATTCTACAACTAACAATTCTATGAAACACTTCCCTAATTTGTCTTTCCAAAGGATCCAATCCATCTTTCAAACCTTCacaaacattcacaacatcttccaCTTTAGCTCTAACTTCATCTTCTTTCTCCTCACTCAAAGGAAACTCCAATGAATCTGTCAAATCATTCATCACCCAAGCACACTTCTCAATCTTCTGAATCTCCTTCAAAAGACCACAAGAGTTCCTTCTCTCCGGCTTCTTCGACTCCTCCAAAAtctgctcttggagcaactttaTTGGAGCCGCCCATGATAGCTGCCGAGGAACCAAAAAGTTGAGATGTAAACCCCTATCTTCACAAGGAATTGCAGCCACAAGTGCCCACATTGTAAACAACAAAATTGTACTCATTGTATAAATAGTCAATGCAATACCATTTGAAGCAACAAGATCATTATTCCtaggaaaacaaagattgttcCCTATTGCTTGTAATTGTCTAATAGCTGACCAATTCTTTGATTCACTCCATGGTCTAAATTGCCCAAACACAGACGAATCTCCTCGATGATGACGATCTCTATTAACAACGTTTCTACCAAATGATCTACTTCTAGATGCAAATGAAAACACATTATTAGAATCTTCATTACTCTCATCAACCATACCAACAGCCAAATCAACAAGAGCTTTCTTAACACGACGAAACTTTCCTTCACTAATGATTCTTTTATGATCCAAAGCACAAGGAACAATCTCCAATAGTTTCTCCCATTGTCTAACCATTTCAACACCATCACTAACAGCATTGCATATATCCAATGCCTTGACACTCCTCTCATAAAACTCATTCACCAAACGATCCAAAGGCGGTTTACACACTTTCGATCTATGGTTATGAAGAATCATTCTGAACTCCTCTTGGCAACAAAGGAATGCATCTAGAAGCTTCCTAACCCAAGAAAGTGACAACAAATCATTGCTTGAAACAGAAGATAGTTCATTGAACCTATCAGTTACATGTTTTTGAAACAAATTAAGCTCATTTTCTAAGCTTGAATTTTCCATAGAGTGAACTTGAGTACTACGTAGGTTCAGAATAGAAGAACCTAGATATTCTGTTGGAAAACGCATTCTTACTTAACAGTTAACACAAATATCACAGAAGCTTCTTTATATTATAAACATAAAACAATCACAGACCCAGTTATCAAATTTAACAGAAAATGGAAACTTTCTGTCAAATTTGAAAACTTTTTCACTAAATTAAAATACCCAGATTGAATTTCAAAGAATTTTTTTGAGAATGAGTGATTTAACACTCAATTGgggaatttagggttttgaaattgGTGAAATTGAggaatgaaaatttgaaattgattgaaaagcCAGGAAGGAAATGGGGAATGGATTGAGGAGAAAGAGGAAAGCGAGAAGCTTGATAGAGAAATGGAAGTGGGAATGAGAAGAAATTGGAAATGGGTTGTTGTTATATTGGGGATAATTGGACCGCGTTTAATAACGGTTGTTGAAAAACGaaattagaaaaagaaaaggaaaaaaagattAACGAGTAGGGATACTCGGTTAGAAAAAGACAATTATAATTGttttctacaaaaaaaaaaaaaattcaattgacATGAATAAGCACTTTAGTGTACATTTTTGTATTTGAATGCTAGTGTGAATTGCTCAAACTCTCTTAAACACTCTATTAATGTATGGTGTCACGTCGCCTTTGTTTTTCAACCTCTCTATTATTGTCATTGTAAAGAAACACTTAACATTTCTTCATTATTGTTATGATCACTACTTTAAGAATAACTAGTAAAAACATGGATGAAAAGTAGATTTTAGTGATCTcaaattttacatttttttagaTCTTCTATGCCTAACAATGATAAATGCTGTAGTAGCAAAGAATGCTGATCCTGCTATAACCAATGGAACAAACAGATTCTTTGATGTTTTTGCACTGTCCTTTTTTCCTTCATCTGTTTCATCtttatcttctttatgttcttcatGCACTTTCTCAttgtctttttcttcttcttcaaattcttctatttcatgattttcttcttcatctttgttTATGCATTGTTCAAGTTCTTCTCCTTCATCTTCTAATTGTTGAGTGTTTAATGAATTTGGAACTATTGATTGTTGAACCATTTTTTGTTTTGAATGAGTAGCTTTAGCTTTTGATGGATCTTCTTTAGAAATGATTGCTTGTAGTACATGATCGTTCTTTTGTACCTCTTCTTTTCTTAATTCTTCTACCTTTGGAATTTCATTGTCTATATTGAGTGGTTCCACCTCAAATTTAGAAGTAGATTCTTCTGACTTTCTTTCATGTTCATGCactttttctggagtttcatgCACTTTTTCTGCTACCCTTTTGGAGCCACTAGCCAAGTCAAATTGTGGAGTTGTTTCCTCCATTTTAGGCTTCATTTCTTCTTCACTCTTTGCAACCTTTGATTCTTCCCTTCTCTTGAGaattttttcttcttcaacaGTCTTTGGTATTTTTGCATTGTCATTTTTTCCTTCACTTGTTTCATCTTTAGCTTCTTTCTGTTCATCTATTCCATGTTTTGCTTGTTCATCTTTGTTTGTGTACTTTTCAACTATTTGGCCTATTTGTTCATCTTGTAGCTTATCAACCTCACCTCTTGGTTCAactctttgtttttcttttgaatgagTAGTAGTAACTTGTGTTCCTCCTTCTTTCGAAATTGTTGCTTCGGGTACATTAATGTACCTTTCCTCCTCCTCCTTTTCTTTCTGTACTTCTTCAACCTTTGGAATTTCATTGTTCATGTTTGGTTCTATTGTTAATTCATGAGCCTTTTTTCTTTCAACTATAGCAGGTGATTCTTCtgattttctttgatcttctCTCTTTAGAGTTTCATGCACTTTTTCTGCCACACTTTTGGATCCACTAGCCATGTCAAGCTGTGAagttttttccttcattttaggctTATTTTCTTCTGTGGTTTGTATTGTTGTGAGTGTTGAATCATCTTTAGTTTCTTCACTGTCTGCAACCTTTAACCCTTcccttttcttcacaacttttcCTTTTTCAACATTCTTTGGTGAGAATTCTTTTGTTGCTTCATGTTCTTCAGTAACACATTCTGATTTTCTGTTTATTTCATCTTTTGATTGTTGATTAATGCTTTTGCCTTGCAACTTTGACGATTTAGCTCCTTCATATGCTGCAGTTTTCATTTCTGCAATATCATTCTTTGGCCTTTCACCCAATGATTTTTCTTCTTTATCATCAACTTCAAATTTTACCGAACGCTTTTTCTCCCGTGTTGTTTTCATTGTTTCATGTATCTTGTTCTTCTCATTATGGACATTTTGAGTTGTTTTGAGTTCTTTGAACGTATCTTTCTCTTTAGTCTCTACTTTTCCATCATCTCTTGCCGCATTTTCTTGCTCCCTA is part of the Vicia villosa cultivar HV-30 ecotype Madison, WI linkage group LG2, Vvil1.0, whole genome shotgun sequence genome and encodes:
- the LOC131653050 gene encoding protein BYPASS1-LIKE-like, translated to MRFPTEYLGSSILNLRSTQVHSMENSSLENELNLFQKHVTDRFNELSSVSSNDLLSLSWVRKLLDAFLCCQEEFRMILHNHRSKVCKPPLDRLVNEFYERSVKALDICNAVSDGVEMVRQWEKLLEIVPCALDHKRIISEGKFRRVKKALVDLAVGMVDESNEDSNNVFSFASRSRSFGRNVVNRDRHHRGDSSVFGQFRPWSESKNWSAIRQLQAIGNNLCFPRNNDLVASNGIALTIYTMSTILLFTMWALVAAIPCEDRGLHLNFLVPRQLSWAAPIKLLQEQILEESKKPERRNSCGLLKEIQKIEKCAWVMNDLTDSLEFPLSEEKEDEVRAKVEDVVNVCEGLKDGLDPLERQIREVFHRIVSCRMEGLDSMYRY